From the genome of Ziziphus jujuba cultivar Dongzao chromosome 4, ASM3175591v1:
ATCTATTAAAGTGGTTACTTTACTTATGCTTTGGAAATCATATATGCTACATTTGCTTATCTCAGTGAAGATTTTCCTTTTCCCATAAATATAAAaggaagtaaaaaagaaaaagcaaatccATAGCCTAACAAAGGGTTACTTTTTCTCCCTTATATTTTCGTTCCAATATTTTTTCCCCCTCAAGTTTCCCTAGTTCCAAACATagcttaaaacaaaatattgccCAATTCTACTCATAAGTAGGCAAGAAAAGTTATCATTATCCTTCATTTATAACCCTTCATTTATAACCTAAACAGCCTAGTAGTAGTACTGATCTTCTTGAAGAATGGCAGTAGGTTTTTGGGTGCTTGGTGGGATAGAAATTTGCTTATAAATTTGAGGATAATCTAATGCAGAAGGTGCATTTGcagaatataattaaataatcttcCATTAAATGCCCTGTAGATTCGATTACCACATCATTTTCTTTAACAGATTTTAGTAGGCAATCTTGCAATCTCTCTGTTATGATTttgcaataaatacaaaaaggcTTGATGATTTTCTTTGCAGATCATATTGACGAATAATTGTTTTCCAGCATGCTTTCTTattgacaaattaataaataacatgatgtctataaaaatatctaaaatttcttAGAAGATCACGATAGACGATTTAAGCTTATAGTATTGAAACCAATAAATCTCTCActagattttattaaaatactgactttaaaaatttgaaagcatgtttgttataaaattttgaaaaatagctataatatcttcttcttttaaaaaaaaaaaaaaaaaaaaaaaaagattagaggAACAAACAATTAAGTTAATGGAAGAAAGAGACCATGAAAAGAcactaaaaaacaaagaaaaaaagaaaaatggagttTTCTAAATAGGAggggaaaccaaaaaaaaaaaaaaaaagtcattgcGCATGCGGTTTCTTTGAAGGATTTAAAGCAAAATCCACTCCTGTGCCTACCATTTCAAATGCAACAGCAATAAATAGTCGTTTCCTAATATGCAAAATTGCAGACTAGCAAGAGAAAAAAAGTTTGAGAAATGGCTTCAGAAATTGGGAAAGAAAGTGAGGCAATGGTTGTACATCAAATGTATCAGAACCCATGGAAGATCAAGAAGATCCTCATTGAACCAGACATCGCACTAGACCGAATGTTCAAGTTCACAAAAACAGAAACGGAACATATATTTGGCAACATGACCAGTGATAAAGTTGAAAAAGCAAAGCAAGGAGAAGATGTGAGGGTAAAGATGGTGGATTTAGACACAGAGTTGACTGAGTTTGAGCTATCATTCAGGAAGGTCAGGAATGGCCAAGTCTTTGGGTTTAAACGTGGTTGGGTAACTCATTTTGTTGTTAGGAGGAGGCTCAAGGTCGGTGAAGAAATTGGGATATTTGTGGATCAAACTTCTTCTAAATTCTATTTTTCTGTATTGTCTAGAGCCAATGTGTACAACTAATTACTCCATCTATTTACAGAAATTGCTATACACCATGTTTTAGCTTCTTCTATATAAAAGTTTGAAAACACATGGTGATAAATATTTACTATCAAAGGGCCTTAAATTGATCACTAGCAACATAattattgtataattttgttctctcttCTCATTTAATCCAAGATTTAGGAACAGAATGAGGAAAAAGACATGATATATCTACAGTTTAAGTGGATAATAGTGTAACAAACATTTGCATCACCATGTGAAACAATTAACTTTTCTGCTAAAAGTTCATAAATCCAAGGactaatttaaaacaaaattatatgcaAATGCCTAAACGATTGAGGAAACAAGAGACCCGATAGCATTTAGCTGTCAGCTAGCTAGAAGACTAAGCTGATGCGTTACCTCAGACTACCCATGCTTGTCCTCAAGCGCTCCAACACATATTTTTCTCCAGTTAACGACTCAACCAAACCTTCAAAATTACAGAAAACGATTAAGGCTCAGGCTACTAGGTTGAATCACATTCTGTTACATGAAAATGAATGgcagatactttttttttttaattcttttttggtaaatatgaaTGGCAGATACTTGGTGTTCCCCAAACATTTACTGCATTTGCTATTAATCTTTATGCATAATATACGTACTGAAAGCTATACACAGAGAGGCAGAGAGGCAGAGAGGCAGAGAAACAGAGATAGTTATTACCATTTGTATAGTCCCGACAGTCATGATGGCCAACCCACAAATTACTTTCCCAATTTTTGTTGAATTCACATGCCATATCTACAGCATTCCCTTTGGAAGACCCAACAAACCAGCATTTGGATCTTGGCAATTTAGATAACTTCCTACTCAGAACAGCTCCTAACAGAGAGAAAAGACACCATTAAAGTACCAATTAACAAAAAGTAATTCTTCAACATTTGGATCTAAGCAAACATTCTTTgcaaaatttgtaaaaataattacaacaaGCACAATCTAAATATTCTCTCCTCCAGATCTTCAGTTATAGTTTTACCACAGATAATTCTTAGTGAAGCTGTGATTAATTCTCTACCATCAAGGGGCTATATGCTAAATTCCATGCTTAGACATTACAAAGGTACACTTATAAACCAAACATCGCAAAAGATCGCACTGATAATCAATCTCTCAGCAAGGAATCAAGTTCAAACAGTCAAATTGGTATTCATGTTCTTGTAGGCATTTGTTAATTTAGATAAGCCTAGAATGTTCTCAAGCTGACACATAGAATTCTATACGGtatattaagaaaaagaaactaaacaaCCTTTTAATAAAGAATTCCATACGgtatttaagaaaaagaaactaaacaaCTTTTAATACAGTTTTATCTAAAAGGAGTTTGAATAACCAACTACTGCAGAAAATAGGACATGT
Proteins encoded in this window:
- the LOC107416984 gene encoding B3 domain-containing protein At5g26805 is translated as MASEIGKESEAMVVHQMYQNPWKIKKILIEPDIALDRMFKFTKTETEHIFGNMTSDKVEKAKQGEDVRVKMVDLDTELTEFELSFRKVRNGQVFGFKRGWVTHFVVRRRLKVGEEIGIFVDQTSSKFYFSVLSRANVYN